The proteins below are encoded in one region of Podarcis raffonei isolate rPodRaf1 chromosome 6, rPodRaf1.pri, whole genome shotgun sequence:
- the IFT52 gene encoding intraflagellar transport protein 52 homolog isoform X1: MVATPQVTMEGELRNIIVFNASKKEIFTMNNGYRILQKKLRSNWKIQSLKDEITSEKLTGVKLWITSGPREKFTAAEFEVLKKYLESGGDILVMLGEGGESRYDTNINFLLEEYGIMVNNDSVVRNVYYKYFHPKEALVSNGVLNREISRAAGKTVSGIIDEDNSGNDSQALTFVYPFGATLNVMKPAVAVLSTGSVCFPLNRPILAFYHFKNQGGKLAVLGSCHMFSDQYLEKEENSKIMDVLFQWLTTSDIHLNQIDAEDPEISDYTMLPDIATLSERLRVCLQEGDENPRDFTTLFDMSIYQLDTTALPKIIKSYEQLNVKYEPLQLIQPQFETPLPALQPAVFPPAFRELPPPSLDLFDLDETFSSEKARLAQITNKCTEDDLEFYVRKCGDILGVTNKLPKEQQDAKHILEHIFFQVVEFKKLNQEHDIDTSEAGFQGGF, encoded by the exons ATGGTGGCGACCCCGCAG GTAACTATGGAAGGAGAACTTCGTAATATAATCGTCTTCAATGCTTCTAAAAAGGAAATTTTTACTATGAACAATGGTTATAGGATTCTACAAAAAAAGCTTCGAAGCAACTGGAAGATACAGAG TTTAAAAGATGAAATAACTTCAGAGAAGCTGACCGGAGTAAAACTCTGGATTACATCAGGACCTAGGGAAAAGTTCACAGCTGCTGAA TTTGAGGTTTTGAAGAAGTATCTAGAAAGTGGTGGGGATATCCTGGTGATGCTGGGAGAAGGTGGTGAATCTCGATATGACACCAACATCAACTTTTTATTGGAAGAATATGGGATCATGGTCAATAATG ACTCTGTGGTGAGAAATGTGTATTATAAATACTTCCATCCTAAAGAAGCTTTGGTCTCCAATGGAGTTTTAAATCG GGAAATCAGTAGAGCTGCTGGAAAAACAGTGTCTGGGATAATAGATGAAGACAACAGTGGAAATGATTCACA GGCTCTCACTTTTGTGTATCCATTTGGTGCTACACTTAATGTGATGAAACCAGCAGTGGCTGTTCTGTCCACGGGATCTGTCTGCTTTCCTCTTAATAGACCCATCTTGGCTTTTTATCACTTTAAG AATCAAGGTGGCAAGTTAGCTGTATTAGGATCTTGTCATATGTTCAGTGACCAATATTTGGAAAAAGAGGAAAACAGCAAGATTATG GATGTACTGTTCCAGTGGCTTACAACAAGCGACATCCATTTAAACCAGATTGATGCAGAAGATCCCGAG ATATCTGATTATACGATGCTTCCAGATATAGCAACCCTGTCAGAGCGACTGCGAGTTTGCCTGCAGGAGGGAGATGAAAATCCACGAGACTTCACAACACTTTTTGACATGTCTATTTACCAGCTGGATACCACTGCACTTCCGAAAATCATCAA GTCTTATGAGCAGCTGAATGTGAAATACGAACCGCTCCAACTAATTCAGCCTCAGTTTGAAACTCCGTTGCCTGCACTTCAGCCAGCT GTTTTTCCACCGGCCTTCAGAGAGCTGCCTCCTCCCAGCCTGGACCTGTTTGATTTGGATGAAACTTTCTCTTCTGAGAAAGCTCGCCTTGCTCAAATAACAAACAAAT GCACTGAAGATGATCTGGAATTCTATGTCAGAAAATGTGGGGACATCCTAGGGGTAACTAACAAACTACCAAAGGAGCAGCAAGATGCCAAACATATCCTGGAGCACATTTTCTTCCAAGTGGTGGAGTTCAAGAAGTTAAATCAG gaGCACGATATTGATACAAGTGAAGCTGGATTCCAGGGTGGCTTTTGA
- the IFT52 gene encoding intraflagellar transport protein 52 homolog isoform X2, with translation MFSDQYLEKEENSKIMDVLFQWLTTSDIHLNQIDAEDPEISDYTMLPDIATLSERLRVCLQEGDENPRDFTTLFDMSIYQLDTTALPKIIKSYEQLNVKYEPLQLIQPQFETPLPALQPAVFPPAFRELPPPSLDLFDLDETFSSEKARLAQITNKCTEDDLEFYVRKCGDILGVTNKLPKEQQDAKHILEHIFFQVVEFKKLNQEHDIDTSEAGFQGGF, from the exons ATGTTCAGTGACCAATATTTGGAAAAAGAGGAAAACAGCAAGATTATG GATGTACTGTTCCAGTGGCTTACAACAAGCGACATCCATTTAAACCAGATTGATGCAGAAGATCCCGAG ATATCTGATTATACGATGCTTCCAGATATAGCAACCCTGTCAGAGCGACTGCGAGTTTGCCTGCAGGAGGGAGATGAAAATCCACGAGACTTCACAACACTTTTTGACATGTCTATTTACCAGCTGGATACCACTGCACTTCCGAAAATCATCAA GTCTTATGAGCAGCTGAATGTGAAATACGAACCGCTCCAACTAATTCAGCCTCAGTTTGAAACTCCGTTGCCTGCACTTCAGCCAGCT GTTTTTCCACCGGCCTTCAGAGAGCTGCCTCCTCCCAGCCTGGACCTGTTTGATTTGGATGAAACTTTCTCTTCTGAGAAAGCTCGCCTTGCTCAAATAACAAACAAAT GCACTGAAGATGATCTGGAATTCTATGTCAGAAAATGTGGGGACATCCTAGGGGTAACTAACAAACTACCAAAGGAGCAGCAAGATGCCAAACATATCCTGGAGCACATTTTCTTCCAAGTGGTGGAGTTCAAGAAGTTAAATCAG gaGCACGATATTGATACAAGTGAAGCTGGATTCCAGGGTGGCTTTTGA